The sequence CTGCGCTTCTGCGGGCGAGAAGATCCCATCGATAAGCTGGAATTTCTGCGGAGTTTTCATGTAGGGGATGTCTACATGCGCCGCTGCGGGGAATCCATCTTTTCCGGCACGAATGTCGGAGCTGCGCCAGCCCATCCATGGCGGGTCTTGCGGAATGTCCGCACCGCTGCCATTGTTGCCGCGCCGTGAAGACACTTTTCGAGAAAATCCGCGAAGGGGAAATCCCCGCCGAAATCATTCATCGCGACGATATCTGCACCGCCTTCCGGGACATTTCCCCGCAGGCTCCCAGCCACGTCCTCATCGTTCCCGCCAAGCCCATCCCACGCATCGGCGAGGCGACCCAGGATGATCAGGCGACGCTGGGTCACCTCCTGCTCACCGCCGCCAAGATCGCCCGCGACCTCGGGATCGCCGAGACCGGCTACCGCATCGCCATCAACAACGGCCCCCACGGCGGGGAAACCGTCCCCCACCTCCACGTCCACCTCCTCGGCGGCCGCCAACTCGGATGGCCGCCCGGCTGAAGATTCCAAACCCCAAACTTGAAACCTCAGGGAACGGGGCATCCATGAAGTTGGGGTTTAAAGTTCCAAATTTAAAGTTTCCATGATCACCGCGCGCTTCTTCCTGCTCTTCAACGGCATCTTCGCGACAGCCGTTTCCTGCCACTACCAGCCGGCCAAGCCGCGCTACGACAAGGTCGTCCTCGTCCACGGCATCCTTGAGGACGGCAAGGCCTTCGATCCACTCAAGAAACGGCTCGAAACCCACGGCATCCGATGCCTGGTCCCGCAGCTCAAGCCGAACGACGGGCGCAACGGGCTGGAACACCTTGCCGCCGACCTGAAGGCGGACATCGAAAAGGAATTCGGCACGGAGGAAAAGTTCGCGCTCGTCGCGTTCAGCATGGGCGGACTGGTTTCCCGGCACTACCTCCAGCAGCTAGGCGGCGCGGAGCGCTGCGAGGCCTTCATCACCATATCATCCCCGCACCACGGCACCAACATGGCCTACGTTTTCCCCGGAAAAGGCGCGCGCCAGATGCAGCCGGGCAGCGAGTTCCTGCGCGGCCTGGAGGAAACCGAAAGCGCCCTCGGCGACATGCCCGTCGTCTCCTACCGCACCCCCATGGATCTGATCATCCTGCCCACCTCCTCCTCGGTCTGGAAGCGCGCGGAAAACAAATCCTTCAGGGTCGCGCTCCATCCCCTCATGCTCCACACCCCCTCCGTGCTCGACGACATCGAGCGCCAGCTGGTCACCGACGGGCAGGGATCCTAACAGTTACCCATGAACCCATGTCGGCCACCATACGAAGACGACCTTGGAACTTCCGGATCAGCTTTTCGCCGGAACCAAGGCAACCGCCGCGTTGGCGCCCCCTACCACCTGGTGAAAGGCGTATCGGCCTCATGTATCATCATCCCGTGATTCTCCCCCTCTTCATTGAAGGTTGAATTTTGGAAATTGAAGTTTTAACTGCGGCATGAAGATCCGCCCCATCCTCGCCTTCGCCGCCCTGCTGACCGCGTGCTCGCCGGGCAACCCTCCGGCCGCCGGAGGAAACCTACCGGCCTCGAATCTCACCGCCGCCCAGAAAGCCGCCATCGGGAAAAAAATCTGGCAGAACGAATCCGGCGGCACCGTGGCCGGCCTCACCGCATGGAACGTTGGCGAGGAATTCCCCTCCCTCGGGATCGGCCATTTCATCTGGTATCCGGCGGGCTTCAACGGCCGCTTCAAGGAAAGCTGGCCGGATTTCATTTCCTACGCCAAAGCAAAGGGAGTGACTCCCCCGGCCATCGCCCAGCTCCCCGACGCGCCATGGAATTCGCGCGCCGAGTTCCTCGCGAAAACCGGATCACCTGAAATGACCGGCCTCCGCAACTGGCTCGCATCCACCGTCGGCCTGCAGACGGATTTCATCATCATGCGCTCCCGCGCGGCCTTGCCGAAAATCCTCGCCGCCGCCCCTGTCTCGGAGCGCGCAAAGATCCAGGCGAATTACCAAAAGGTCTCCACCACCCCGCAGGGCACCTACGCCCTGATCGACTACGTGAACTTCAAGGGCGACGGCACCCAGGTCTCGGAAAGATACAAGGGCCAGGGCTGGGGCCTCATGCAGGTGCTCGGTGGCATGAACAACGTTTCCTCCGGTCCCGCGGCCGCCACGGAATTCGCCGCGTCCGCGAAGCGCGCCCTATCCCGCCGCATCGCGAACTCGCCGCCGGAGCGCGGCGAAGCCCGTTGGCGCGAGGGCTGGCACAACCGCTGTGACACCTACGGCCGTCCGCTCTGAACACGGGAAAGACCCCTTGGGGCTTTCACCCCAAGGAGCCTTGTCACACACAACTTGCACCGGAAACCTACCTGCGCCCGAAGCTGAAGCTCACGCTCGTCCCGGAACTACGGCGGTTGTCGTAGTAGCCCCTGTGCTGGCCGTAACCTTGGCTGTAGCCATGGCCGGAATAGCGCGTATCGCAGCGCTGCGGATAGTGGCGCACCGGCGCGGACACCGTGCGGTAGGCAAAGCGCGGATTCCCGCAGCGGTCATAGCCGACGAAATATTTCTCGGTGTAAACCGGGCGACCGTAGCGATATCCGCTCACATAGACCGTGCTCTGCGGCGCATGGTAGCCGCGGCCACCGTACGGGTTGGCTTCTGCTTGGATGGCGGTGCCCGCAAAAGTGAAAGCACCGATGGCGATTGCTGTGATTAGTTTTTTCATGGTTTCGTAATTTTCGGTTACGCAAGCTTCGACCCCCCCCCGCGCGGATTTATTCAGAGCCGCGCAAATTATTTCACGTGCGCCGCATCTTTCCTGAAATCACAGCGGTTCAAATCCTGCCCGAAGAGTAACTCCAAGCCCTCGGAATTCCGCCGGACGAAAGCCATGCGTGGGATTGCATCCCCTTTGGCAAGCCAAGCTCTTGCCCCATCATCTGCAAAGGGGATGCGATACCGATTGGGCACGCCGTCCCCTTCTCCGTATTGGAAATGATCCCGACAGGAATCGAACCTGTATCTAAAGTTTAGGAAACTCTTGTTCTATCCGTTGAACTACGGGACCGGAAGGGGCTGAATGCTTAGCCTTCCTGGAGACCGGGCGCAAGCGCTAAGAGGCGGGGAGACGCGCAAAGGAGATCCCGCAGGTGACTGATGGCGCGTTCCGGAAGGACAAGGAAAACCAGGGCAAGCGGATCTAGATTCCAAACAAGCGCTGGGCCTTTCCGGGCGGATGCCGTGAGCGGGCCGGATGGCTTGGAACAACAATCGAAACCGCGACCGTGAAGGCTTTCCCGACTGCTTGGACGCCTTCCGCAAACTCCCCGATCCCCGCCAGAGCCCTGCCCGCAAGGCATCACTTTGGCGAAATCCCCTTCCCTTCATTGCACTGGCCGCGACGATCAGCGGCATGGACGGCCTTGAGGACATCGCCGTGTTCAGCCGCGAGAGGGAGGACTGGCTGCGCTCCCGCCTCTAGCCGCCCAACGGCCTGCCATCGGCGGACAGCTATGCGCGGGTCTTCGCCGCCATCGATCCGCAGCCCTTTCGCGGAATGCTTCGTCGGACTGGTTTCCTCGCGCTGCCCGGTACTGGCGGGCGAGCTGATCGCCATCGACGGCAAGACCCTGCGTCGCAGCGGAACGAAGGGCGGGAAAAAGGCCCTGCATGTCATCAGCGCCCGGGCGGGAAGCCGGGGCATCACCCTCGGGCAGCTGGCAGTCGCCGAAAAGAGCAACGAGATCACCGCGGTGCCGAAGCTCCTGGCCCAGCTTGATGTGAAGTGCTGCGTGGTGAGCCTGGATGCGATGGGTTGCCAGCACCGCACGGCGGTGGCCATCGCCCATGCCGGGCGGATTGGCTGCTGCGCCGGCTGGGCCACAACCTCCTGCAAACAAGCGGCGAACTTGCGGGGAAATCGGATCGTTCAAAGCGCCTCGCCGCCGGACTCAATCCGGCACGCCTCGCAATCTTCCTCCGAATAACCTAAATGCGGTTGCCCTGCAAGGAAGACCCCAGATCATTGACTGCACTCAAATTAAAACCTTAGATCGGAACAACCGCCTGCATGTGCCCCGTCCCACCATGAAAAAACACGCCGTGATCCTCACCCTGGCCGTTTGCCCCGCCCTGGCGGAAACGGTGGCCGTTGGCACGGGAAGCTATGCCACGGAGCGGCCAGCGGATTGCAAGGCGCTGCCCGCGAGGATTTACAGGACGGATTCCTACAAAGGCGCGCCCCTCACGAACCAATGGTGGAGTTCCCTGCTGTTCGAGGAATTTTCCAGCAACCTGTTCGCGCATCCCCTGGGCATGGTCGCCACCCCGCGGGGGCTCGCCGTGACCTACGTGGGATCTAGTATTTCTTCCTCCAAGGACGCGATCATGGGCGCGGGGGTGTCCAAGTCCGGCGACTTCGTCATATCCCACAGCGCCTCGGGGAAGTTTCCTTCGGCGGAGGCTGACGGCCATTCCGACTGGTTCGTCACCGCCGCCTTCCGCGATGGGGAAGCCTCGCTGAAAACCTCCTTCGGCCACGGCAGCCCGTTCGTGTTCTGCCTCTACGGGGGTGGTGGGCCGCGGCTGGTTTTCCCGGAAAAGCCGCGGCTCTGGTCCGGTTCGGAAAACGACCCTGTGCTGGGCATCACCGTCCAGGGCAGGCACTACGGCCTGTTCGGCGCGGGCGGCAGCACCTGGGAGGGCCTTGGTGGGGAGGTTTTCACCAATAGGACGACAAAACCGCATTTCTCCATCGCCGTCCTTCCGGATGCGGAGCCGGAGACCCTCGCCCTGTTCCGCCGCCACGCTTACAACCACGTGACGGATACGAGGCTCACCCATGAGGTGGGATCCGGCAGCGTGAAGGCAATTTATTCCTTTTCCGTGAAGCGATGGGAAGGCGGGGAAAAGGGCACCATCACCGCACTTTACCCCCATCAGTGGAAATACTCGAGGGCGGATCTGACAGGGATCTCCTATCCCTCCGTGCGTGGCGAGATGAAGGTCGCCATTTGCGAGGGTTTCTCCACGGAAACCCCCATCCACGGAGTGCTGCCCATGTTGCCGCCGCAGGGCATACGGAACCGCGAGCGCATTCTCGCCTACCTCCGGGAGGAAGCCGCGAAAAAGCCGGCCCCTTTCGCGGACACCTATTGGGACGGGAAATACCTGGGACGGCTCGCCACGCTCAGCGGCATCGCGGAAGCGGCGGGCGAGGTGGGGATCCGGAAAACTTTCACCAACGAGATCAAGCGCCGCCTTGAGGATTGGTTCACCGCCTCGCCCGGCGAGGCATCCCCGCTTTTCTACTACGACGCGAACTGGCGTACCCTCATCGGCAGCAAGCCCTCCTACGGCAGCGACGAATCCATCAACGACCACCATTTCCACTACGGCTATTTCATCCGCGCTGCGGCCGAGATCGCCCGCACCGACAAGGCATGGGCGGGGAAATGGAGACCCATGGTCGAACTGCTGATCCGCGACATCGCCTCGCCCGACCGCGCGGACGCCATGTTCCCCCACATCCGCTGCTTCGACAGGTACGCCGGCCATTCCTGGGCCTCCGGAAACGCGAAATTCGCCGACGGCAACAACCAGGAATCCTCCTCCGAATCCATGAACGCGTGGTACGGCATGATGCTCTGGGGCGAGGCGATGGGGGATGCGCAGATCCGGGATGCAGGGATCTTTCTCTTCAACACCGAGCGCACCGCCGTAGAGGAATACTGGTTTGA comes from Akkermansiaceae bacterium and encodes:
- a CDS encoding ISAs1 family transposase, whose translation is MRGSSPPSIRSPFAECFVGLVSSRCPVLAGELIAIDGKTLRRSGTKGGKKALHVISARAGSRGITLGQLAVAEKSNEITAVPKLLAQLDVKCCVVSLDAMGCQHRTAVAIAHAGRIGCCAGWATTSCKQAANLRGNRIVQSASPPDSIRHASQSSSE
- a CDS encoding transposase family protein, with the protein product MDAFRKLPDPRQSPARKASLWRNPLPFIALAATISGMDGLEDIAVFSREREDWLRSRL
- a CDS encoding alpha/beta fold hydrolase, with translation MITARFFLLFNGIFATAVSCHYQPAKPRYDKVVLVHGILEDGKAFDPLKKRLETHGIRCLVPQLKPNDGRNGLEHLAADLKADIEKEFGTEEKFALVAFSMGGLVSRHYLQQLGGAERCEAFITISSPHHGTNMAYVFPGKGARQMQPGSEFLRGLEETESALGDMPVVSYRTPMDLIILPTSSSVWKRAENKSFRVALHPLMLHTPSVLDDIERQLVTDGQGS
- a CDS encoding glycoside hydrolase family 81; this encodes MKKHAVILTLAVCPALAETVAVGTGSYATERPADCKALPARIYRTDSYKGAPLTNQWWSSLLFEEFSSNLFAHPLGMVATPRGLAVTYVGSSISSSKDAIMGAGVSKSGDFVISHSASGKFPSAEADGHSDWFVTAAFRDGEASLKTSFGHGSPFVFCLYGGGGPRLVFPEKPRLWSGSENDPVLGITVQGRHYGLFGAGGSTWEGLGGEVFTNRTTKPHFSIAVLPDAEPETLALFRRHAYNHVTDTRLTHEVGSGSVKAIYSFSVKRWEGGEKGTITALYPHQWKYSRADLTGISYPSVRGEMKVAICEGFSTETPIHGVLPMLPPQGIRNRERILAYLREEAAKKPAPFADTYWDGKYLGRLATLSGIAEAAGEVGIRKTFTNEIKRRLEDWFTASPGEASPLFYYDANWRTLIGSKPSYGSDESINDHHFHYGYFIRAAAEIARTDKAWAGKWRPMVELLIRDIASPDRADAMFPHIRCFDRYAGHSWASGNAKFADGNNQESSSESMNAWYGMMLWGEAMGDAQIRDAGIFLFNTERTAVEEYWFDVSGTNFPVDFPQVALGMVWGGKGAFATWFSGDIDCIHGINWLPFTPASTYMGRHPDYVKRNYDRIVAVREKGADLNNGWGDLVVMFGALSDPGRAAAHLDANPQCSLEGGNTHAFMDHWIGTLHTLGLPSAGIVADHPFAAAFTKGGKTTFAAYHFGAKPLKVTFSDGTVLDAAPGGLTVSGK
- a CDS encoding histidine triad nucleotide-binding protein; this encodes MAGLAECPHRCHCCRAVKTLFEKIREGEIPAEIIHRDDICTAFRDISPQAPSHVLIVPAKPIPRIGEATQDDQATLGHLLLTAAKIARDLGIAETGYRIAINNGPHGGETVPHLHVHLLGGRQLGWPPG